Proteins co-encoded in one Arthrobacter sp. ERGS1:01 genomic window:
- a CDS encoding DUF1684 domain-containing protein, with protein MSTTAGATAAAVMDWRLQTFGLYADVRNTAHTEGAAAAHALWVRGRDALFAHHPASALNEAKKTRFTGLSVSPYDPAFRHEATLDGTGAGEEMLVQTGTDGTVPFLRIGSFDVPGIGLLAAWKLQSYGGGIFVPFRDAGSGRTGGSYGAGRYLLDTIKGAYLGGSGETFILDFNFAYNPSCAYDETWACPLPGPDNRLALEIPVGELYLADLAD; from the coding sequence ATGAGCACCACAGCGGGAGCAACCGCGGCCGCCGTCATGGACTGGCGGCTCCAGACGTTCGGGCTTTACGCCGATGTCCGCAACACCGCCCACACCGAGGGCGCCGCCGCGGCCCATGCACTGTGGGTGCGCGGCCGGGACGCCCTGTTCGCCCATCATCCGGCGTCGGCGCTCAATGAGGCAAAGAAAACCCGGTTCACCGGCTTGTCCGTGTCACCCTACGATCCCGCCTTCCGCCATGAGGCCACCCTGGACGGCACGGGCGCCGGGGAGGAAATGCTGGTCCAAACCGGCACCGACGGCACCGTCCCGTTCCTGAGGATCGGCAGTTTTGACGTCCCCGGCATTGGCCTGCTGGCCGCATGGAAGCTGCAAAGCTACGGCGGCGGCATCTTTGTCCCGTTCCGCGATGCCGGTTCCGGGCGCACCGGCGGCAGCTACGGTGCCGGCAGGTACCTGCTGGACACCATCAAGGGCGCCTACCTGGGCGGCAGCGGCGAGACGTTCATCCTGGACTTCAACTTTGCCTACAACCCCTCCTGCGCCTACGACGAGACCTGGGCCTGCCCGCTGCCGGGACCGGACAACCGGCTGGCACTGGAGATCCCCGTGGGCGAGCTGTACCTGGCAGATCTGGCGGACTAG
- a CDS encoding isopenicillin N synthase family dioxygenase yields the protein MSTPRTSIPVLDLSTARNPDGSFNTTFIDALRIAAHEVGFFQVTNYGSASGQVAELLDTVAGFFKLPLEQRLELDNRSSAQFRGYTRLGTEITRGRADSREQIDFGPNREPLDDVPADRLYRHLQGHNQWPDGYPELERAAEAWAHLMSGVGAELLAGISVALGLPEDYFAEPFAGTPAWMAKLVHYVGGQVPAAGTQGVGSHADYGFVTLLLQDAVGGLEVQPHGREDWIAVAPIPGALVVNLGEMLEVATNGYLMATVHRVTAPPPGVDRYSVPFFWSPRLDAVIDPVTLPAALAAEAPGVSQDPDNPMLSSYGANVLKGWVRAHPETARLHYPELIA from the coding sequence ATGAGCACACCACGGACCTCAATCCCCGTGTTGGACCTGTCCACCGCCCGTAACCCGGACGGCAGTTTCAACACAACCTTCATCGACGCCCTGCGCATTGCCGCCCACGAGGTCGGCTTCTTCCAGGTGACCAACTACGGCTCGGCCAGCGGCCAGGTCGCCGAACTCCTGGACACGGTTGCCGGCTTCTTCAAGTTGCCGCTGGAGCAGCGCTTGGAACTGGACAACCGCAGCTCCGCACAGTTCCGCGGCTACACCCGGCTCGGCACGGAGATCACCCGCGGCCGGGCCGATTCCCGGGAGCAGATCGACTTTGGCCCGAATCGGGAGCCGCTGGACGACGTTCCGGCGGACCGCTTGTACCGGCACCTCCAGGGCCACAACCAGTGGCCCGACGGCTACCCGGAGCTGGAACGCGCGGCGGAGGCCTGGGCGCACTTGATGTCGGGCGTGGGGGCCGAGCTGCTGGCCGGGATCAGCGTGGCGCTGGGCCTGCCCGAGGACTATTTTGCCGAACCGTTCGCCGGCACTCCCGCATGGATGGCCAAGCTGGTGCACTATGTTGGCGGCCAGGTCCCGGCGGCGGGCACCCAGGGCGTCGGCTCGCATGCCGACTACGGCTTTGTGACCCTGCTGCTCCAGGATGCCGTGGGTGGCCTGGAGGTCCAGCCGCACGGCCGGGAGGATTGGATTGCCGTGGCCCCGATCCCCGGCGCGCTGGTGGTGAACCTGGGCGAAATGCTCGAGGTCGCCACGAACGGCTACCTGATGGCCACGGTGCACCGGGTCACGGCTCCCCCTCCCGGGGTGGACCGCTACTCCGTGCCGTTCTTTTGGTCGCCGCGGCTCGACGCCGTCATCGATCCCGTGACGCTGCCGGCCGCCCTGGCGGCGGAGGCGCCCGGGGTCAGCCAGGACCCGGACAACCCCATGTTGTCCTCCTACGGGGCCAACGTGCTCAAGGGGTGGGTGCGCGCCCATCCGGAAACCGCGCGCCTGCACTACCCGGAGCTGATCGCATGA
- a CDS encoding alkene reductase yields the protein MNLFSPVTLGELQLPNRLVMAPLTRSRSGEDGVPGDIVVEYYRQRASMGLLVSEGVYPSFAGQAFVRQPGLVTDAQIAGWRRVTDAVHADGGRIIAQVMHSGRVTHPLTNGGHQVVAPSAVAIDGVTRTYDGKLPYPVPHALGTEELPGIVAEFVTASVRAIEAGFDGVELHGANGYLLHEFLAPSSNLRTDGYGGSPENRARFVIETAAAVADAIGAGRTWLRISPEHNVQGALETDPADARATYLALAEGLAPLGLAGLSILHHEPAGTLVRDLRSSFAGPVLLNTGFGTVTTLQDALDVAGNGWADAVVVGRPALANPDLVRRWRDGLPLNAPDAATFYTDGAAGYTDYPFWDN from the coding sequence TTGAACTTGTTTTCCCCCGTCACCCTTGGCGAACTGCAGCTGCCCAACCGGCTCGTCATGGCGCCCCTGACCCGTTCCCGTTCCGGCGAAGACGGCGTCCCCGGCGACATCGTCGTCGAGTACTACCGGCAGCGGGCGTCGATGGGTCTCCTTGTCTCCGAGGGCGTCTACCCGAGCTTTGCCGGGCAGGCGTTCGTACGACAGCCCGGCCTGGTCACGGACGCCCAGATCGCCGGCTGGCGCCGCGTCACCGACGCCGTCCACGCCGATGGCGGCCGGATCATCGCCCAGGTCATGCACTCCGGCCGGGTCACCCACCCGCTGACCAACGGCGGGCACCAGGTGGTGGCCCCCAGCGCGGTCGCCATCGACGGCGTGACCCGCACCTATGACGGCAAACTGCCCTACCCCGTGCCCCATGCCCTGGGCACCGAGGAACTGCCGGGGATCGTTGCGGAGTTCGTCACCGCTTCAGTCCGCGCCATCGAGGCCGGCTTCGACGGCGTCGAACTCCACGGCGCCAACGGTTACCTTTTGCATGAATTCCTGGCGCCGTCCAGCAACCTGCGCACCGACGGTTACGGCGGCAGCCCGGAGAACCGCGCCCGCTTCGTCATCGAGACGGCCGCGGCCGTGGCGGACGCCATCGGCGCCGGCCGGACCTGGCTGCGCATCTCCCCCGAACACAACGTCCAGGGCGCGCTGGAAACAGACCCCGCCGATGCCAGGGCCACGTACCTGGCGCTCGCCGAAGGCCTTGCCCCGCTGGGCCTGGCCGGGCTGAGCATCCTGCACCACGAACCGGCCGGCACCCTGGTCCGGGACCTGCGCAGCAGCTTTGCCGGTCCCGTGCTGCTGAATACCGGCTTCGGCACCGTCACCACGCTCCAGGACGCCCTGGACGTGGCCGGCAACGGCTGGGCGGACGCCGTGGTCGTGGGCAGGCCTGCGCTGGCCAACCCCGACCTGGTGCGCCGCTGGCGGGACGGGCTGCCGCTGAACGCACCCGACGCCGCAACGTTCTACACCGACGGGGCGGCCGGATACACCGACTACCCGTTCTGGGACAACTAA
- the nboR gene encoding nicotine blue oxidoreductase, translating into MTSASTQRTTAVLLAAGAGTRLGRGPKALLPYRGTTLANHVAGELLLGGCDEVVAVLGAGAADVADAGLPSGSRTVVNPDWASGLGGSFALGVAACPAEADVLVALVDQPGLSAEVVARLLAAHRPGRITAAGFRPAAGAPLDRGHPVLFDAGLARAAAATARGDKGAGPFLRNHPELVDVVDCSDLSDGADVDTPADLHLLDRPE; encoded by the coding sequence ATGACGAGCGCTTCAACACAGAGAACGACGGCGGTGCTGCTGGCGGCGGGCGCCGGGACCCGGCTGGGCCGAGGCCCCAAGGCCCTGTTGCCGTACCGCGGCACCACCCTGGCAAACCACGTGGCCGGGGAGCTTTTGCTGGGCGGCTGTGACGAGGTGGTGGCTGTCCTGGGTGCTGGGGCGGCGGACGTGGCGGACGCCGGGCTCCCGTCAGGGTCCCGCACCGTGGTGAATCCGGATTGGGCGAGCGGCCTGGGCGGCTCTTTCGCCCTTGGCGTGGCCGCCTGCCCCGCGGAAGCGGACGTCCTGGTGGCCCTCGTCGACCAGCCCGGGCTCTCGGCAGAGGTGGTCGCCCGGCTGCTCGCGGCGCACCGGCCGGGCAGGATTACGGCAGCCGGCTTCCGTCCCGCGGCCGGCGCCCCGCTGGATCGCGGGCATCCGGTCCTCTTCGATGCCGGGCTTGCCCGTGCGGCGGCCGCAACGGCCCGCGGGGACAAGGGCGCCGGCCCCTTCCTGCGCAACCACCCGGAGCTCGTGGACGTGGTGGACTGTTCCGATCTTTCCGACGGCGCCGACGTGGACACCCCCGCCGATCTGCACCTACTCGACCGGCCGGAATAA
- a CDS encoding anti-sigma factor family protein produces the protein MTPPPTLSCQQVVELVSDYLDGALDPSTATLVEEHLAQCPGCATYLEQMRQTIGLLGAVREDQLSEATRTGLMAAFRDLRPPRP, from the coding sequence ATGACACCGCCGCCAACCCTGAGCTGCCAACAGGTGGTGGAGCTTGTCTCCGACTACCTCGACGGCGCACTCGATCCGTCCACCGCCACCCTCGTCGAGGAGCACCTCGCCCAGTGCCCCGGCTGCGCAACGTACCTGGAGCAGATGCGGCAAACCATCGGCCTGCTGGGCGCGGTGCGCGAGGACCAGCTGTCCGAGGCAACCCGTACCGGCTTGATGGCGGCGTTTCGGGACCTCCGACCGCCGCGTCCATGA